The sequence AGGCCGCAGGCCCAGCCTGAAGTGCATTGCTGCTTTTACCACTAACATCCCAGTTCGTGGTCTTATGCGGTATTAGCACCGGTTTCCCGATGTTGTCCCCCGCTTCAGGGTTGGTTACCTACGTGTTACTCACCCGTCCGCCACTAAGTTAACAAACAGCACTAAGCTCTCAGCGATAAGCTTTCAGCCATAAAGCAAAAAAACGCTTCATTACCTTACAGCCATAAGCCAATAGCTTAATGCTAAACGCTTAGTGCTGCTTGTTAACTCCGTTCGACTTGCATGTGTTAGGCACGCCGCCAGCGTTCGTTCTGAGCCAGGATCAAACTCTCATTTGATGCTGGTTTCTCTTAAACTCAATTTTTCAATCAACGGTACGCTACGCACCTTTTTCAGTTCTCAAAGAGCGAGTGAGTATCTTAGACAAATCAATTTAATTTTGTCAAGAGACTAACGAGGAAATTTTTAATGCAGTTGGTTGCTATCGCTGCTACTGCGTTTCCCGTATAATACGTTGCTATTAAAACAGATTCGCAGGAGAAAAGTAAAGTCATGGAATTCAGGATCATTGCAGGGGACGGAATAAGGCGCAGGGCAGAGCTCAAAACAGGGAGAGGCATCATTCATACGCCTGCATTTATGCCTGTCGGCACGATCGGCACGGTAAAGGCAATGTCCTCTGATGAACTGAAAGAGCTGGGGGCAGAAATCATTCTTGGCAATACCTATCACCTTTATCTGCGGCCTGGCCTTGATGTGATCACCGCTTTGGGAAGGCTGCACAAATTCATGAACTGGGACCGCCCGATCCTTACTGACAGCGGAGGATTTCAGGTCTTCAGTCTGTCATCGTTCAGAAAGATAGAAGAGCACGGCGTGCAGTTTAGGTCGCATATTGACGGGTCTCTCCATTTCATCGGCCCTGTTGAGGCGATGACGATACAGGGCGTACTCGGTTCTGATATTGCAATGGCATTTGATGAATGCATCCCCTATCCGGCCACACATGAATACGCTGCCAAGTCAATCGGGGTGACCAGCAGATGGGCCCGTGAATGCAAAGACCATCAAAATGAAGGCCAGGCCCTTTTCGGCATTATTCAGGGCGGCATGTACAAGGACTTAAGAAAAAGAAGCACCGAAGATATGCTCACTATCGGATTTGACGGATACGCAGTCGGCGGCGTCAGCGTGGGCGAGCCAAAGGAAGAGATGCATGAGATCATCTATTTCAACGCCCCCCTGCTTCCGGCGGACAGGCCGCGCTATCTCATGGGCATCGGTGATTTTGTAGATATGCTTGCAGCGGTCGATGCGGGCTTTGATATGTTTGACTGCGTTATGCCCACACGCAATGCCAGAAACGGTTCGCTTTTTACCAGTCAGGGCAGGCTCAGCATCAAGCGGCAGGAGTTCAAATTCGATAACGGCCCCCTTGACCCTGAATGCGGCTGCTACACCTGCAGGAACTATTCACGGGGATATCTCCGCCATCTCTTCCTTTCGCGCGAGATCCTTTCGATGAGACTGAACTCGCTCCATAATCTCTATTTTTATCAGGATTTCTTCAGGCAGATGCGGGCCTCGATCGAGCAGGGGAGATTTGGGGAGTTTAAGAGGAAATGGAATGGAATATTTGGGCGGGATCGGACAGAGGATTAACTCAAACAGGGGTAAAGAGACTTCAGGAACCTTTTTGGCTGATATCTTAGGGGCACCTGTGTCTAGTTTAAACGGGGGCTACTTCGCCTGCCGAGAGCCATAGGATAAACAATTTGGGTTCTTAATTGGTTGTGATTCTGACATTCAATTAGTTCGATGGGGGATATGCAGGATTGTAGCGCCACTTACTTAAGTCAGCAACAAGTATTTCACTTGGTTCTGTAAGTATTTCATTTGGTATCATGAAGACTACATCAGAAATTGTGAATACGTAATCATAATCAGCCCAACTAGCTTCTGCACCTTTTATATCTTCCTTTTTTATTGTAATATATCTTCCACTTTCTTTCATTTGAAAAGATGCATTTTGGAGTCTATACCTAACGCCTCGTTTCAAGCGTGGTCCAGCAGAAACAGAAGTCAACCGATCGCCAAACGTGTCTTGTACTGATATTAACGCCTGTCCGATGTCGTCGTAATATGTTCGTAGAAGAGCAGTCTTGTATGCCGCTATTGTATGATCACCCTCCAGCAAAAGAAGGACAAATGTGTAAATGAGATCGAGTCCCTTGATTTCCAGCTCTAGTCGTGAATCTGAAGAAACAGCTTCAATTTTAGTATTATTATGGGTTATTGCAGTTCTTGAGTGAATAGAAGCATTCCTTAATATTCGTAGAAGCCTGTAGATTTCCTTTGTCATTATATTTAAGTCATCGGCGATTGGTAATGACTTATACTTTGTTGCAAAGCCTTTTCCTTCCAAGTGGGGAGAATGCAAATCCACATAGGCGTCCAGCAAAGTAAAAAAAACCATTATCTGTAGCAAGATGTTGTCCTTAAGACGAAAGCCCCCGGAGCTTGCTATTAGAGCAATATGGATCTCTCTTTTATCTTTTTCAATGATAACTTCACGTATTTCAGGGAAATGTATTGCCATATCTGTATGTTCTAATGCCTTGAGGGTCTGTTTCAGAAATTCGTTATTCATTTAATACATCTTGCATTTATCTTAGGTATTCAATATCAAATACAAGCATCTAATAATCTATGCTATTCCAGAGCAGTTCCCTGATATTTCGATAAGTAAGAAACCGCAACTTCATATCCGATTTTCATTTGCCTTTAGTCATCCTCACAATCTTCATCAGCACCTTCTCAGTAAAGCCGAACCTTACAGGCATATGCATATCATCGCCAATTTTCGATAAGAAACATGTATGGTCAGGACAACACCTTACACAACCTAATATATATT comes from Nitrospirota bacterium and encodes:
- the tgt gene encoding tRNA guanosine(34) transglycosylase Tgt — translated: MEFRIIAGDGIRRRAELKTGRGIIHTPAFMPVGTIGTVKAMSSDELKELGAEIILGNTYHLYLRPGLDVITALGRLHKFMNWDRPILTDSGGFQVFSLSSFRKIEEHGVQFRSHIDGSLHFIGPVEAMTIQGVLGSDIAMAFDECIPYPATHEYAAKSIGVTSRWARECKDHQNEGQALFGIIQGGMYKDLRKRSTEDMLTIGFDGYAVGGVSVGEPKEEMHEIIYFNAPLLPADRPRYLMGIGDFVDMLAAVDAGFDMFDCVMPTRNARNGSLFTSQGRLSIKRQEFKFDNGPLDPECGCYTCRNYSRGYLRHLFLSREILSMRLNSLHNLYFYQDFFRQMRASIEQGRFGEFKRKWNGIFGRDRTED